The following nucleotide sequence is from Methylocella sp..
CGCGATTGAGTTCCACCTTGTCGCGCGTGTAGATGGCCTCTTGCCGGTAAAGCGGCAGGCCATCGGCATATTTGGAAACGGCAATAAGCGCCAGGAGAGCTTCCGTCGGAACGCCGCCCTCGATGATATGGGCCGGCGCTGGAGCCTGGATGACACCATCCTCATTCTTGAATGCGTATTTAGGCCGGCGCGTGACGATGACGCGGAACTTGGCCGGCGTGACATCGAGCCGCTCGGAGACATCTTCGCCGATCAGGATCTTCTGTTTGCCTTCATTCTCGGGAAGAGTGTCCGGTTCGATGACGATTTCGAGCCGCTCGAGATGGGCGGCAAAACCTTTGCGGGGACGTGCGGCTCGTTTGGCCTTATCGGGACTGGGCCGCTTGTCGAGTTCGGCCTGGATGGCTCCGATCCCCGTTTCAATCTCGTCGAAGACGAAGGCACTCTGTTCGTCATCAAGAGCTTTCGAGCCAAGCTTCTCGGAGCGGCGCCCGAACCTTGCCCGTTCCAATGCCTTGAGGATGGAGGTCAGTCGCGCGATGCGTTCGTCGGCGCTCGCATTCAAGGCTTTGAGATCGGCAACTTCGGCTTCAAGAGCTTCCGCGCGAGCCGCTTTTTCAGTCATGGCCAACACCATGGCCTTGAGCGCATCAACGTCGTCGGGGAGCTTGGAGCCAGGCACTACCATGGGGCTCATAAGAGCACATTTTGCCCGCGATTGCCGCCCTATTGAAACGCCCGATTCACTCTGTCGCAGGCGTTTTATCCAGCAAACTCCGGCCGTTTCACTGCCACCGCGTGAACGCGTTTCCAGTCCATCCCATCGACCAGCGCCATTAACTGAGCCTGGTTGAGTTGAATCCGGCTATGCCCGATCTTCGGCCAGCAAAACTGCGCTTTCTCAAGACGTTTCGCATAAAGACAAACGCCGGATCCATCCCAAAATACAATTTTGATTCTGTCGGCCCTTTTTGCACGGAAGACGTAAAGCGCGCCATCGAATGGATCGCTGCCGCTGTCACGGACCAGGGACAGCAAACCGTCTACGCCCTTGCGAAAATCGATCGGGTGACTTGCCAGAAACACTTTGACGCCCGATGGGATCATGCCGAACGAACCGCGCGGATCACGCGCCGCAAATGTGTTTCGTCGGCCGTCGCATCCGCGCGGATGACAACGCCGCCGACAACAATTTCGATAACGCAAGGCGTGGGCTGCGTGACTTCAAGAGATGCATCCGCCGGTGGCGCTGGCAGGCTGGCCGATCCCTTACGTAAGGCCATGCGCCGCCAATCAAAAAGCTGCGCGGGACTGATGCCGATGCCTCGGGCGATCGCCGAGACATTCGCTCCAGGCACCAGAGATGCAGCTACGGCCTGTTCTTTGATCTCGTCCGACCATCGCCGCCGCAGCTGCGACGGTGCTCCCTCAAGACGATCAGGAAGCACCTCGATCATATGGAAGCTTCTATCCCTAGACCTATGCGCAGACATAGAAGTTCAAACCAGCATTTATTGCAGCTCCCGCATAAATACCTGCTCGTCAGACGCTCCGCCATATGGGTCCAGCTTGGCGCTTACAGATGAAGAGGTCCGAGAGAACGTCGATGACGTCCGCTGCCTTCAGCTTCCGGTTAATCCTGATCGCGATGCATTCGCGGGTAAATTCGTCGATGATATTCAGCATGCGATATTTCCTGCCATCATGAGTGCGGTCCTCGACGAAGTCATAGGACCAGACGTGGTTGGGGCATTGCGGGCGCAGCCGGACGCACGAGCCGTCATTGAGCCAGAGACGCCCGCGCTTGGGTTGTCTGGCCGGAACTTTCAGCCCCTCGCGTCGCCAGATCCGCTCGACCCGTTTGACGTTGACCTTCCAGCCTCGCTCCCACAACATCGCCGTGATGCGGCGGTAGCCATAGCGGCCGTACTGGATGGCGAGCGCCGTGATGTCGGCGATCAATGCCGCTTCGTCATCGGGCTTGGTCGGAACCTTGCGCTGCGTGGAGCGATGCTGACCGAGAACCCGGCAAGCGAACCGCTCGGAAACGCCATGTTCGGCGATCACATGCTCCACGCAGGCGCGACGACGCGCGGAGCTCAGAAGTTTCCCGAGGCAGCCTCTTTCAGGATCAGCTTCTCAAGCGTCAAATCGGACACCGCTCGACGGAGCCGCGTATTCTCCGCCTCCAGCTCCTTCAGCCGCTTCACCTGATCGCCCTTCAGGCCGCCGTATTCCGACCGCCATCGATAGTATGTAACTTCCGTCACCCCTATCGAGCGGATCGCCTCCGCGACCGGTCGCCCTTGCGCGCTAAGCACTTCGACTTGCCGTAGCTTCGCGACGATCTCTTCCGCCTTGTGTCTTTTCCTCGGCATTGCGCAGTCCTCCATCAGGCTCATAAGCCCATACTTCACGGAGGATCACTTTTCAGGGGGCAGACCAACAACGGCTTGCCGTTTACGTGCAACGGATCGTTCGTTGTCAATTCGCTGGTGACCGCAGCCAATGTCAACGTCTACATGCAGGGCGCCGGCGAGAAGTGCGTAATTGTCGAGAACAACTCGCAGTCAATGTTGTTCTTCAACAGCACTAACCTTTCTTCAATTTATATGAAGGACGTCCGGATACAGCCGAACGCGGTTATTTCCAGTGTTACAGGAGTGGATCACACCGCAGCTCTTTATATAAAATATCCGAATGGGTCTATCGGCGGTGTAAATCCACTAGTTCTTCTGGACAATGTCAAGGTTGTTCCGTTGAGCCCAGCAGCCTGCGCCATAAATGGCATTTATCTTAACGATGCAATTAACGTCGTCATTAAAGACCCATACTACCTCGGATGCACTGCGCCATTTTTACCTAATTCAACCCACATCGTCATCGACGGGACGCACTCTCCGAACACTATAACAATCCAGCATCCGGTTGCGTTGTTCGCTCAAAACGGCGTGCTTGCGCCAGCAGTTGCAACGGGCGGCTGGCAGGGCGTTCGGGTCTATAACCAGGACTGCGTTGAGTGCTTTGTCGGCATAAACATGGCCGGTTCAGCAGATGGTTCGTCTGACTTCTTTCTGGCGACCGGGGGCGAAGGCGACATAGCGCAAAACGCCGTGCTTGTTAACAATGTCCAGCACGTTAACATCAACAATAACTACTACTTCATCACCTCGATTGGAGCCCCCGGCGCGCCTACTTCGGCATTTCCGACTTGCTATGAAGTCGCGATGTCTATCCCGGTTGTGCAGACTGTCAGCCATGTAGAAGACAATACGTGCAGCGGGCAGCAAGCGACAGGTTTTACCAGCCGCGCCGGTATCTTTATTCAGGGCGCCGCTGACACGCCGGTGAGCTCAAGCATTGGCCCCAACAATCTAGCTGTCTTGGAAGTCGGTATCGCGATCGGCGCGAACACTTCCGGCGTTTTGATCGCCAAACAAAACGTTACCTCTGTTGCAACGGAGCTGAGCGACGGCGGCGTGCCGGGCGGCAATACCTACATTCCTCCGCTGGCGAGGAGGGACGCGGCTACGCAGGCTGCCGGCCTCGTGGGCGAGATCATGTCGCTCTCGGTCCCGAATTCTTCTGCTGTGTCACAGCCGACCTCCGGAACACCGATCAACATCGGCTCCATCGCGCTGACGCCCGGCAACTGGCTTTGCAACGGCACGGTTTGGACAAAGCCAGCGGCAACCACGACGACATCAAGCCTCCTAGCCTCTCTTTCCACGACATCCGCGACCAATGCTGCTGCTGGAAGCGTCGGAGCGGCTGAGAGCTCTTCGGCGATCCCGGCCAATGTGGCGGAGAGCGTCAACTTTGGGCCTGCGGTTTTCAATGTTTCTGCGGCCACGACGCTTTTCTTAGTCGGCAACGCCTCGTTCGCAGTGAGCACGATGGCTCTTTATGGGAGCGCACAATGCCAACGCTACATGTGAGATGCGAGATGCTCATATCGAAGGTGAGATAATGGACATTTCCGAAAAGGGATTGCTAGCGCTCATCGGTCGCGAAGGATCGCGACTCAAGGCCTATCGCGACAGCCGCGGGATTTGGACCATCGGCGTCGGCCATACGGGCCGCGCGAGTCCGCCATCGGTTCATGCCGGGATGACCATCACTCCCGACGAGGAAATGCGAATCCTCCATACCGATCTCGCGCCGGAAATCGCCGCAGTCAATCGGGCGATCCGCGTTAGCATCAGCCAAGATCAGTTCGACGCTTGCGTTTCGCTTGCCTTCAACATCGGCGCGCATGGCTTCGTCGGATCGACCGTCGTCCACATGATCAATGCCGGCAATTTAGAGGCCGCGGCGAATGCCTTCCTGATGTGGGATCACCCATCAGAGTTGAAGGGTCGCCGCGAAGCCGAGCGAGAGCAATTTTTGGGAGTCGCCGCATGAGACTCGCGCGTGCTCTTCCCCTCACGAAAGGAACCAAAACGATGCGTGGATTTCGCTTGATTGTCGCCATTTGTTGCGCCGCTCTGGTTTGTGCGTCGCCTTCCTTTGCCGCCTCGAAAGCAAAATTGCCGCTGCCGCTCCCGATCGACCCGCTCGGTTTGAATGGCGATGCCGCCGCGACGACTTCGAAGCTCCCGATCCCGCTGCCGTTCGATCCGCTCGGCCTCAACGAGACCGGCCTCCAGTCACCTGACCAAATGGTCGACAAGGTTCGCGCTTGGGTCACGAGCGACGCCGCCGCGGATTTGGCCGCGGCTCAGACTGTCGCCAAGGCCGCCGGAAATACGATAACGGCGGCTTGCTGGACGCCAATTCAGGCCTTCGTCGCGCAGGTTCAGGCGCTCCCGGTGGCTAGCGATATGCCGAAAATTCACCTCGCCGTGGATATCGAGATCATCACGGATCTTGAAATCGCGCTGTCGCCCAATTCGCCAATCGTCGCCGGTTGCTCCTCACTCGCGAATTTCCAGCTCATCTCCGCGAAGGATCTCGTCTCGGGGATCCTGACGGGCGCAACTTCGCTCGCGGCTCTCGCTGCTTCGCCGATCAAGTAGGAGCTGATCGTTCCCGTTCCGCCCGCGAACACCGCAAGAATTCGCTTCGTGACAACGAAGGATGACTTTTTTTCGCGCTTGATCCGCTTCGACAATATGGCCGCGGTGAGCCACGTCGAAGCGGTGATGGCCGATGGCACGATCATCGCGGCGCTGACCCAAGGCGGCGTGCAACGCCTTCCCGGCGACTACGCGCCAGAGGACACGTTACAAATCTTCGTCGATCTCAAATGACGCCGGAAATGTACGCCCATTGGGTGGCCTTCCTCGAATATCGCATCGGCTGGCAATACGACATGAAGGCCATTCTGGGGTTCGCGACGTTCAACGGCGGCCTGCATGATCCGCGTAAACTGATCTGCTCGGCCTCGATCGCCGACTCGCTTCGTCACTGCGGCTGGTGGCCCATCCCGCTCGCCAAACGCTACCACGCCATAGATCCTGTTACGGTTCTGCTCATGCTCCAAGCGGATGTGCGCAGCATCGTCCATCCCACGGAGACGCTGACATGAACACGCTCGTAAGCATCGGGCCGGTCGTTGAATTTCTGAAGCCCGCCATCCAGGACGTCGCGGCGGTCGTGATCCTCGCGGGACTCGGCGCCGTGGGGAATCTCGCGCGTAAATATCTCAAGATCCAGATCTCCAGTTCGCAGATGGATCTCGTGCGCAAGGCGATGGCGGACGAAGTGCATCGCATGGTCGGCGAAGGCGTCGACAAGCTCTCGACGATCAACGTCAACGTCGAGTCGCCGCAGGTGGCGCGGGTCGCTAACGCCGCGATCGCTAATGCCGGGCCCGTTGTCGCGAAGTTGGGCATCACTCCCGATGAGGTGAAGGCGTTGGCCCTCAGCACGATTGGCGCCTATCAGGCGAGCGTCGAGAGCAATCCCGCGCCTGTCGTTGTATCGCCCGCGCCGATCGCCGCGCCGCCGGCGGCCGCAGGTCTCGTGACCACCTAAGAAGTTCGCCGAGGAAGGCTTTCAGGGGATAATTCGAAATGGCGGACGAAGGCGAAAATCGTGAACACCGGCTGCTCAACGAGCGCTGGACGTGGGAAAAAGAAATGGTTGCACTCACATCGGACAACCAAGCCAGGATCAGAAATCTCGAAGAGGGGATTAAGCCGCTAGCCCAGCTTTCCCTCAATCTCGAGCGGTTTGTCGCGAAGTTCGAAGCGCTCATCGATCGCTTTGAATCCGTAGAGAATATGCGCGAGGACCTCGATCAGCTCATAGCCAGCGAGAACCAACGCAAAGGCGCCGACGCGCGGAACATACGAAACTCGCTCCTGGGTGGACTTGGAGGGGGTTTGGCGTCCGGCGTGGGCGCTTGGCTGCTGACGCACATAAAATGAGGACGCCTGCAATGACTAGATTGGTGGTCAAGGTCCTTTTGTTTGCGATGCTGGCGCTGGCGCCGGCTGCGGCTCATGCGCAAATGCGCGCGTTCGTTGTCACCTCATGCGACTCTCTGCCGGCGATCTATAATCCGGGTAGTCAGGGCATTCCGGTAATCGACGAGACCGGCGCCGCTTGCACGGGTGGTGGAGGAGGTGGCGGCGGTGGCGCGATCAGTCAGCCTCTGGGTGGCGCAACTCCGCTGGCTCAGGCTGTTGCGGTCACTATCGTCCCCAACGTGAAGACGCTGACGGATCGCAGCGGCGCGGTAACGACGGGCGGCACCTCTCAGACTTTGGTCGCGTCGGTCTCTGCTAGAATGACGATCTTCATCGAGAATCCGTGCACAGCCGCTTCGCAAAATATCACGACGGCCGAGAGCCTCTTCATCAACTTCACGGCTGCTGCATCTACGACGGCAGGCGGCTCGATCGAGCTAGCCCCCTGTGGGGTTTATAGCACGGGCACGGGACCGGTCTCGACCGAGGCGATTACGGTCACAGCGACGACGACCGGGCATAGGTGGACCGCGAAGATCGAGTGAAGGGAAAGACAAGTCCTCGCCGCGGATGGGCCCTGAGGATCTACCTCTTCTCACCCGGGGTCCTTCTCCAAAAAATGGAGCGCAGCTTCGATCAGCCCGCGCGCCGCTTCCGGCCTTGTGGGCCTCGGATGAGGCTGGGCGGCAATCCAATTATCAATAGATTTGAGAGTATCGACAGCAATGCGAAGTGTTTTCGTTTCGGGACGCACGCGTCCTGTCGGCCGACCTCTTCTCTTTTTTGTGGCAGGAAAATTTTGCTTTGCCTCAAACAAAGAATTTTACTCCTGGTGGCTCAGATGGGATGATTATCGGCCTATGGCGTCCAGTTTGTGGCTCTTCGGAAGCATCATTATCTGCCTCGCTCCTTCCTGCCAAAAGCACGGTTGGTTAGGAGCGAGAAAAATTTACGCAGTTTGTTACAGCATGATGTCCGTGCTCGCGAAAACTCGTCCGCCGCCTCGCCAGTAAGAGCACGATGGCTGCATGCAAGAACGCAACAATTTACCGTGCAGCGGTGATCAATCGTCCCCATTTTCCGACAATCGATGGCTGTGGCGATTTTTTTTTCGAAGTTGAAATCACGTCGTAACATCGCTGTTCCACACGTATTGACCGACTATGCTGGAGGAGCAGTCGAGCTCCAGTCTGGTCAAAAATCGCGGGTCTCCGTCCCGCGGGAGCCGGGCCGTTTCGCCACCCCCTTGAAGTCTTGATGAGAACTTTCTTCGAGGCCCAACGATCGTGTTCCGGTAGTGAGAACTGCCCCCGCCGCCGTTCACCTCCGGCGAGCGGGGGTTCCTTATCAAAAGCCAGGGACGTGACTGCCAGCCACATCCATTTTCTCTCCCTTCGCGACAATCCTGAGCTTTTCGTTGGCCATCGGCCGTTGAAGCGCAATAGCCTCCGCGAGCTATCAATAGGGGTGCGCGGGACACTTACACCAATAGGGAAACTCTATGTCGAACGTGTTTGACGGCCAGGTTGCGATTGCGATTATCAAGGCGCGCGCAGGCGGAATTGCGTGTATATCATTAGCATTGGTAATTGCGGCTATCGTTGGAAGTCCGGCCAAAGCGCAGTCTGTCACAGCCGGTCAAGCACATTGGGTAGGTAGTTGGGGCGCAGACCCCGCTTTCCCGAATGGTCCTGAAATCGCGAACCAAACCATACGCCAAGTCGTGCGACTATCGCTTGGCGGACGTGCCGTGCGAATCCGGCTCAGCAATGAGATGGGCGCGGGTCCGCTTGTGATCGGAGCCGCCCATATTGCGCATCCTGGTCAGGCGCCCGGCAGTATCGATCCGGCAACCGATCACGTGTTGACTTTCGGTGGGCGTGCGTCCGTGACTTTGCCGGCGGGCGCTCCGGCGCTCAGCGACCCGGTGGTGCTCGACGCCAAGGCACTCGACCGCCTCTCGATTAGCCTTTTCGTTCCGCGCGCTATAGGTGTATCCGCGACGCATCCGCTTGGCCGAGCGACCGCATATGGTTCCTGGGGCGACCAGACCGCCGCGGCAACGTTGACGAACGCCATCGCTAGCAATGCAGCCTTGTTCATCAGCAGCGTCGAAGTAGATGCCCCGGACGCAGGGACCGTGGTGGCGCTCGGCGATTCCATTACCGATGGCTACTGCTCGACGCCCAACGCCAATCGTAGTTGGCCGGATGTGTTGTCAGAGCGGCTGGTGGACGCGCATCTGCCCCTTGCCGTAGTTAATGCCGGGATTGGCGGAAACCGTATATTGCATGATCTGCCGGAAGCGCAGTTCGGCCCTGCAGCAGTCGCCCGCTTTGACCGCGACGTTTTGTCGGTGCCAGGCGTTGTCAGCGTGATCCTTATGGAATCGATAAACGACATCGGCCATCCGGGCAGTGTTGATCTTCCTGAACAGTCTGTGACCGCGGAAGACATCATAGTCGGAATGCGTCAGATCGCCGATCGCGCTCGCGAGCACGGGCTCCGCGTCTTCGGCGCTACACTAACGCCTTACGCCGATACTGTGTATCCCGACTTTTACACAAAGGAAGGCGAAGTAAAGCGTCAAGCTGTTAATCGTTGGATTCGCGAGAGCGGCGTCTTGGACGGCGTCATTGACTTCGACGCCGTCGTCCGCGACCCCGCGCGCCCTGACCACATCGCCGCAGCATACGACTGCGGAGATCACCTACACCCGAACGATGCGGGATATCGGAAGATGGGTGAAGCGATCGACCTATGGTTGTTAAGCAAGAAATAGGCGCCTGGCAATCCTTTCCGCAAGCAAACCTATCGCAAGAAGCGGTGCCCCGCGGCGGCCGGCTGCTATCCTACGCATGCAAACGGGAGCCGGTTGGCCGATTTCTGGCTGCTGTCGATACGAGGGGTGATCGCGATGGGACGGTTTGACGAACCCGCCAGATCCTTGGCAAGCTCGGCCTTATGGGATCGCTCGATAAGCAGCCGCTATGGATTGGGTTCCCGCTTGCTGCGGGAGGCGCACTTTTGAGTGCCTTCTCGAGCAAATTTCCGGAAGCTATTCAGGTTGCCGGGTTCTATCTCGGCGTTGCGCTATCGTTATTTGGCGTTCTTGGGATCGCCTATTACTTGGCAAAACCCTGGTGGATCGAGCGAAGCGCGACGCCCTTATTCAAAGCTGCGCAACGCGCCTGTGAAGAGACCATTGAGGATCTAGGTAAATTCACCTACGGACTGAATCAAGACGACCCTAATGAGGTTCTTTTATGGTATTGCTGCGCCTTGAGCCCAAAGGTGACGATTTCTGGTCAGCGCCCTCCGTCCGAAAAAATCGAAATTTACTCAGATCGCCAACACCGAAACGATTTCGACCTCCGTATTGAGGGGAAAAGCATAGTCGCGCGCCAACGTAGTGGGGCCGGTCGATGGGTAAACCTCAGCGTGAAGCGATCAGAACTGAAGAGAGCAATACTTGATCTTAAAAAGTGGAAGGCTGGCGCATGAAAAAGCCCGCACGAGGCGGGCTAAGGAGGTGTTACCGTGGCAAAAAGCGTTTCAGACGCCTATGCCTATTTCAGCAAGGCAAACGACATCATAGCCCCACTTGGGAATTCCGGACCCCCGCAACGACGGACCCTAAAAATTCATCCCAAACACCTTGTCGGATGGGTTCTAAGTCGGGTTCGACCCGTGTTCCGAGCTTTAGCTGCCCTCTCGTTTTTGCGTACCGCGTCGCTTTGACGATCGGATTCGCGGTGGAATTAAAGTGAGTCACCAAAAGGTCTCTCACTAGCTGTTCCAACATAGAAACCTTCATGGCGATCATCACATCGTGCTCGACCATAGCAACTCCATTTGTCCGACAACCGCTGCGCCAATCTTATCGCGCGCGGTGCCGGCGATGTGGGACGGGTCCGCATTTCGGACCGTGTGCGGGTGCCCAAGCGCATCCAGCGCAGCCCTTTCAAGCCGTGTCAGGAAGAATTCGCCAATCATTGGCTGCGGCGTCTTCTTTTTTCCCGAAATGAAATCATGCGGTAACACCCATGTTTAATATGCGCCGCTTGGCCAGGCGGGAGGGCGAAGAACTCCACTCCTCCGGTCTGGTCAAAAATCGCAGGCTTTCGCCTGCGGGGAGCCGGACCGTTTCGCCACCCCCTTGTCGTTGCATGAAACTCCCAAGGCCCAACGATCGTGATCCGGTAGTGAGAACTGCCCCCGCCGTGCCAAGCGAGCGGGGGTTCCCGTCTGTAAAAAACACTCACCAGCCAAGGAGATTTTCTTGATTCCCAATTCCGTCTGCAAGCATGCCGTTTTTATCGGGGCGGCAATAGTCGGCTTGGTCGCTGCGGCGGCGCTCGCCGGAGCTTGCGTGCAAACTGCGTTTGCCGCGGCGAGCGACATCGATCGCGGTCGGTATCTCGTTTCCATCATGGACTGCCAGACATGCCACACCGATGGAGCGTTCATTGGCAAACCAGACTTGCGGCATCCTTTGGCTGGTTCTTCGATTGGTCACCAGGTGGACGGACTTGGCACATTCTGGCCGCCAAACCTCACGCCGGACGATAAAACTGGGCTTGGAACGTGGTCGATCAAGGACATTGCCAATGCGATCCAGAAAGGGCTCCGACCCGACGGGCGTGAACTTGCGCCCGCCATGCCTTGGCGCTCCTATTCCAACTTGACAGAGACAGACGCTGACGCGATCGCTGCGTATCTCAAGAGTCTGCCGCCCACCGCTTCGACGGTGCGCCAACCGGTCGCGCCGGACGCTCCCGTTACCACGGCGGTTGTGCGCGTGCAGCAGCCGCCAAGTGTCGTCCGATAGCGTCTCGCCTTCCGCTCGCCAATCCAGAGCCGCCAAATTTCGGCGAAGGCGAAGAGCGGCCGCCTTCACGCCTGAAATCAGCGCGTAGCGATAGCGCTTTCCTGACGCTCCTCGGAATGAAAAAGAGAGGATTGCGACCATAGGGGAGGCTAACAGAGGTGAGGGAGGCGCGCAAAATAACCCTTACAACTCAATGCGCCTCTTAGAACCAAGGTGAGGGCAATTTTTATTGTTTTTGTTGATGTTTTTGCCATTTATTATGCCCCTGCTCAGGGAGCCACTGTCCCACGCGGTGAGACGTTGGCGTTGATTTGGCTGCGATTTCACCGCCTTTTTTACGATTTGCGGTAATTCGAGATGCTCCGCTGCTCTCGGCTGGAGTAATGGATCAGCTTTCAGGTAGTTCAGCGCAACCGACTTTACCTTTCTCCGCAATCTGCGCCGTGCGTGGTATACTTCCGAACTGGCCGATGATCGTTCACGCCAAAGCACAGTGTTTTGTTCGGGGCGAAAATGCGCGGAAGTTTTCGAGGAAACTGGGGGCCATCCGGCCTATAGCTCGGGGTGCTAGCCTTTTCTCAAGCGCCACGTTGAAACACCCCCTTCGAGCGACATCGCATCAATCATCCTGCATCGCTAAGGACTCTTGCAGCGTTACCGCAAACCGCCGTATGCGGCTATCAGCGTGATGGACTTGCCTCGCCTTCTCTGGCCTATTGACGACCGCGCGCAAACGGGCGGGGAACGGACTTCCGATGCACGGAAAAGTTGGCAAAGCGAAGCGGTCGAGAACGACCGTTATTGGCGGCGGAGTCAGCGGCAGCCTATTCGCGATCAAGCTTGCCGCCGCCGATCCCTCGGCCGAGGTGACCCTGATCGAGATGGAGGAGAGGGCCGGACCCGGGCTCGCCTATGGCGCATGCCAGCCGATCCACTTGCTGAACGCTCCAGCCAATCGGATGGAAGTAGGGCTGACGCCCAGCTTCTGCGACTGGCTCGAAACGCTCGATCCCCCGGACCTCGCGCCCGCCCTAGCGGAAGCCAATGGCGACATCGCCCAAGCCTTCCTGCCGCGCGCCCTATTTGGGACCTATCTCAAGCAGCGCCTCCAGGCCGCGACGGCGCAAAACGGCGGTCCGGGCGTACGGCGCGTCCGCGGCGAGGCGGTCCGCATCGTCGAAACACGAGGCGCAGAGGGCGAAGGGCCGCGGCGTTCGATCCTCCTTACCGACGGCAGGCGCATCGCCGCCGACCGCGTAATCCTGGCGACCGGAAACCTGTCGCCCAAGGCGCCGAGGTCGCGCGACGACTGGTTCTACGATACGCCGCTTTTCGTCGCCGATCTGTGGGCGCCAAAGGCGCTGGACGGCATCGCGACCGATGCATCTGTCCTGCTGATCGGAACAGGGCTGACCATGGTCGATGCAGCGCTCAGCCTGAAGGCGCGCGGACATTCTGGGGCAATCCTAGCGCTGTCTCGCCGGGGGCGTCTGCCGCAGGC
It contains:
- the tnpB gene encoding IS66 family insertion sequence element accessory protein TnpB (TnpB, as the term is used for proteins encoded by IS66 family insertion elements, is considered an accessory protein, since TnpC, encoded by a neighboring gene, is a DDE family transposase.), coding for MIPSGVKVFLASHPIDFRKGVDGLLSLVRDSGSDPFDGALYVFRAKRADRIKIVFWDGSGVCLYAKRLEKAQFCWPKIGHSRIQLNQAQLMALVDGMDWKRVHAVAVKRPEFAG
- a CDS encoding transposase codes for the protein MIEVLPDRLEGAPSQLRRRWSDEIKEQAVAASLVPGANVSAIARGIGISPAQLFDWRRMALRKGSASLPAPPADASLEVTQPTPCVIEIVVGGVVIRADATADETHLRRVIRAVRSA
- a CDS encoding lysozyme, giving the protein MDISEKGLLALIGREGSRLKAYRDSRGIWTIGVGHTGRASPPSVHAGMTITPDEEMRILHTDLAPEIAAVNRAIRVSISQDQFDACVSLAFNIGAHGFVGSTVVHMINAGNLEAAANAFLMWDHPSELKGRREAEREQFLGVAA
- a CDS encoding SGNH/GDSL hydrolase family protein, encoding MRLSLGGRAVRIRLSNEMGAGPLVIGAAHIAHPGQAPGSIDPATDHVLTFGGRASVTLPAGAPALSDPVVLDAKALDRLSISLFVPRAIGVSATHPLGRATAYGSWGDQTAAATLTNAIASNAALFISSVEVDAPDAGTVVALGDSITDGYCSTPNANRSWPDVLSERLVDAHLPLAVVNAGIGGNRILHDLPEAQFGPAAVARFDRDVLSVPGVVSVILMESINDIGHPGSVDLPEQSVTAEDIIVGMRQIADRAREHGLRVFGATLTPYADTVYPDFYTKEGEVKRQAVNRWIRESGVLDGVIDFDAVVRDPARPDHIAAAYDCGDHLHPNDAGYRKMGEAIDLWLLSKK
- a CDS encoding cytochrome c, whose amino-acid sequence is MIPNSVCKHAVFIGAAIVGLVAAAALAGACVQTAFAAASDIDRGRYLVSIMDCQTCHTDGAFIGKPDLRHPLAGSSIGHQVDGLGTFWPPNLTPDDKTGLGTWSIKDIANAIQKGLRPDGRELAPAMPWRSYSNLTETDADAIAAYLKSLPPTASTVRQPVAPDAPVTTAVVRVQQPPSVVR
- a CDS encoding FAD/NAD(P)-binding protein, which codes for MHGKVGKAKRSRTTVIGGGVSGSLFAIKLAAADPSAEVTLIEMEERAGPGLAYGACQPIHLLNAPANRMEVGLTPSFCDWLETLDPPDLAPALAEANGDIAQAFLPRALFGTYLKQRLQAATAQNGGPGVRRVRGEAVRIVETRGAEGEGPRRSILLTDGRRIAADRVILATGNLSPKAPRSRDDWFYDTPLFVADLWAPKALDGIATDASVLLIGTGLTMVDAALSLKARGHSGAILALSRRGRLPQAHRAGGQWAPFLDEAAAATPISVLRAARREARAAEAAGVPWQRVMDAVRPAVARIWSAWPLEQRSRFLRHLRPPWDAHRHRMAPRIAACFDEMIASGQLTAIAGRLSGFHDAGERAFVSIAPRGGAKSFRRDFVRVINCTGPRSDFEDVGIPLYVDLREGGRIQPDALGLGIETDDCAVVDRSGRASNWLYALGPLTRSTWWEVTAVPEIAAQVTRLVDELTRADRGEREEGYRADALANEFFDLGAGI